One stretch of Xiphophorus hellerii strain 12219 chromosome 21, Xiphophorus_hellerii-4.1, whole genome shotgun sequence DNA includes these proteins:
- the dnajc13 gene encoding dnaJ homolog subfamily C member 13 isoform X4 — MNILKDNKDLACFYTTKHSWRGKYKRVFSVGTHGITTYNPTTLEVTNQWPYGDICGIGPVGKGQGTEFSLTFRKGSGKKSETLKFSTEHRTELLTEALRFRTEFSEGKITGRRYNCYKHHWSDMRKPVNLEVTPGGIDQIDPHTNRVVCSYDYRNIEGFVEISDYQGGFCILYGGFSRLHLFASEHRDEIIRSAIEHAGNYIGIMLRLRKEALTFEGFVTDRLGKYSSDESITSLAEFVVQKITTRHSEPVKRILALTETCLVERDPASYNIVTLKPFGEVFALICDVDNPQVFTVEFIRGQIRKYSSTERDSLLASLLDGVRASGNRDVCVKMAPTQRGQRWGLLSMPVEEEVESLHLRFLAAPPPGGTFADAVFRFNANISYSGVLHAVTQDGLFSENKEKLINNAILALLAQEVELPTLNSELESHFQAIRRLVASKAGFQAFTQLPKFREKLGVKTVKALKRNNNGVTHAAIDMLCALMCPMHDDYDLRQEQLNKASLLSSKKFLENLLEKFITNVDHGTGALVISSLLDFLTFALCAPYSETTEGQQFDMLLEMVASDGRTLFKLFQHPSMAIVKGAGLVMKAIIEEGDKEIATKMQELALSEGALPRHLHTSLFTVSTDQRMLTNRQLSRHLVGLWTAENPVAMNLLKRILPTGLLAYLDSPDPVPEKDVDRMHIRDNLKIASDQLNRNKVPEWQRIAGKAAKEVEKFAKEKADLVLMHWRDKMGIAQKEQDRNNLNPNQKPVILRKRRQRIKIESNWELFYYRFQLDHARSNLIWNLKTREELRDALEGEMRAFSVDRELGNVTVISWNHQEFEVKYECLSDEIKIGDYYLRLLLEEDENEESSAIKRSYEFFNELYHRFLLTPKVMMKCLCLQALAIVYGKCFEEIGPFTDTKYIVGMLDRCTDKLERDRLILFLNKLILHKKNVKDVMDSNGVRIMVDLLTLAHLHTSRATVPLQSNVLEASPDMKREGEKEWYFGNADKERRGPFSFEEMQEFWNTGVLTAKTRCWAQGMDGWRPLQAIPQLKWCLLATGQPVMNESDLATMILNMLITMCSYYPSRDQDNAIIRPLPKIKRMISDNACLPHIVQLLLTFDPILVEKVANLLYLVMQDNPNLQRLYLTGVFFFIMMYTGSNVLPVARFLKYTHLKQAFKSEESKGQDIVQRSVLGPALPEAMVCYLENYEAERFSEIFLGEFDTPEAIWSSEMRRMMIEKIAAHIADFSPRLQSNTRALYQYCPIPVISFPQLDNELFCNIYYLRHLCDTIRFPNWPIRDAVKLLKDTLEAWKREVEKKPPSMSVDDAYDVLNLPKGQGQHEESKIRKAYFRLAQKYHPDKNPEGRDMFEKVNKAYEFLCTKSARIVDGPDPENIILILKTQSILFNRHQKELEPYKYAGYPMLIKTIKMETDDAQLFSKTSPLLPAAAELAFHTVNCSALNAEELRRENGIEILLEALSRCVAVLTASSKPDDMAVQVCGHICRCYSVAAQFEECREKIIELPNIIRDLCHILFYGKGLPKTAALAVQCISSFAIDFFLQTHLYHAGVLWHLLIYLFNYDYTLEESGVQANQDTNQQEVANSLAKLSLVALSRLGGYIQTPTPPDANNPVTETNGVDGTPPENPTIRKSLAAMLTPFISRKLGTGSPAEVLKLLNSNSENPYLIWNNGTRAELLEFLEGQQEGNIKRGENDKSFGADFMFNDHNKELIVGEIFVRVYNEQPTFPLEYPKAFAACLLDYVGSQAQYLHTLLAMSQSNKVESQQHAERLCFAEMALEALRNVIKNNPGSESECIGHFKLLFSLLRVHGAGRVQQLVLEVVNTVTSNQECVSNIAESLVLSNLLLLLHSLPSSRQMVLETLHALTSNTKIVKEAMAKGALIYLLDLFCNCTHPQVRTQTAELFSKMTSDKLVGPKVRLTLMRFLPGVFMDAMRDNAEAAVQIFEGTHENPELIWNDTSREKVSTTVREMMLEHFKQQKDNPDVNWKLPDDFTVAYGAGQGEVEVGGVFLRIFIAQPGWVLRKPRDFLVSLLETLSELLEKNNPNGESLETVTTAAVCLFSTQSHLADQVPPLGHLPRILAALNHKNNAVPKSSIRLIHVLSDNELCVRSMASLETIGPLMAGMKSRADMAGLACEALNRMFQKEQTELVAQALRVELVPYLLKLLEGIGLETLENPSATKAQIVKALKSMTRSLQYGEQVNEILAKSSVWSAFKDQKHDLFISESQTAGYLTGVSTPSLLAASSPLRGGL; from the exons ATGAATATCCTGAAAGACAACAAAGACCTGGCCTGTTTCTACACCACTAAACACTCTTGGAGAGGAAA ATACAAGCGAGTCTTTTCAGTGGGTACGCATGGCATTACCACTTATAACCCGACCACGCTAGAAGTAACAAATCAG TGGCCTTATGGAGACATTTGTGGCATCGGTCCAGTCGGAAAAGGCCAAGGGACAGAGTTCAGCCTCACATTCCGCAAAGGCAGCGGCAAAAAGTCAGAAACACTCAAGTTCTCAACGGAGCACCGGACAGAGCTACTCACAGAAGCACTG AGATTCAGAACTGAGTTTTCAGAAGGGAAGATCACTGGTAGG CGTTACAACTGCTACAAGCATCATTGGAGCGACATGCGGAAGCCGGTTAATTTAGAGGTGACCCCTGGTGGCATCGACCAAATCGACCCTCACACTAACCGAGTGGTGTGTAGCTACGACTACAGAAACATAGAGGGCTTTGTCGAGATTTCTGATTACCAGGGAGGATTTTGCATCCTTTACGGTGGCTTCAGCAGACTG CATCTGTTTGCCTCTGAGCATCGAGATGAAATCATCCGGAGCGCCATCGAACATGCTGGAAACTACATCGGCATCATGCTACGCCTGAGGAAGGAGGCTCTGACCTTTGAGGGTTTCGTGACAGACAGGTTGGGAAAGTACAGCTCAGACGAGAGCATCACTTCTCTGGCTGAGTTCGTGGTGCAGAAGATCACAACACGGCACTCG GAGCCGGTTAAGCGAATCCTTGCCCTCACAGAAACATGTCTAGTGGAGCGCGATCCTGCTTCCTATAACATAGTCACACTCAAACCCTTTGGAGAG GTGTTTGCACTCATCTGTGATGTAGATAACCCTCAGGTGTTTACAGTGGAATTCATCCGAGGCCAGATTAGGAAGTACTCCTCCACTGAAAG GGACTCCCTTCTAGCCAGCCTCCTGGATGGAGTCAGAGCATCGGGCAACAGGGACGTGTGTGTCAAGATGGCCCCCACGCAGAGAGGGCAGAGATGGGGTTTGCTCAGCATGCcggtggaggaggaggtggagagtTTACATCTCAGATTCCTGGCAGCGCCGCCTCCTG GCGGAACCTTTGCAGATGCAGTGTTCAGATTCAATGCCAATATATCATACAGTGGAGTTCTCCATGCAGTTACCCAAGAT GGTCTTTTTTCTGAGAACAAGGAGAAGCTCATCAACAATGCCATCCTGGCCCTGCTAGCCCAGGAAGTGGAGCTGCCGACTCTGAACTCGGAGCTGGAAAGCCATTTCCAGGCCATCCGACGCTTGGTAGCCTCCAAGGCCGGCTTCCAGGCCTTCACCCAGCTGCCTAA GTTCAGGGAAAAGTTGGGAGTAAAAACGgtcaaagctttaaaaaggaACAACAATGGTGTGACTCATGCTGCTATTGACATGCTCTGTGCTCTTATGTGT CCCATGCACGATGACTATGACCTGAGACAAGAACAGCTAAATAAGGCCTCTCTTCTGTCCTCCAAGAAGTTTCTGGAAAACCTTCTTGAAAAATTTATCACCAATGTG GACCATGGAACTGGAGCTTTGGTCATCAGCTCCTTATTGGACTTCTTAACGTTTGCGCTTTGCGCCCCCTACAGTGAAACCACTGAAGGGCAGCAGTTTGACATGCTGCTTGAGATGGTTGCCTCTGACGGGCGAACACTATTCAAACTATTCCAG CATCCTTCCATGGCAATCGTAAAAGGAGCTGGTCTTGTGATGAAAGCTATAATTGAG gaAGGAGACAAGGAAATTGCCACCAAGATGCAAGAGCTGGCTCTGAGTGAAGGGGCCTTACCAAGACACCTGCACACGTCTTTATTCACAGTCAGCACAGACCAGCGAATGCTCACCAACAG GCAGCTGAGTCGTCACCTGGTGGGACTGTGGACAGCGGAGAACCCTGTGGCTATGAACCTCCTCAAGAGAATCCTG CCAACCGGCCTGCTGGCTTACTTGGACAGTCCTGACCCAGTTCCAGAGAAAGACGTGGACAGAATGCACATCCGGGACAACTTAAAAATCGCTTCG GATCAGTTAAATCGCAACAAGGTGCCTGAGTGGCAGAGAATTGCAGGTAAAGCAGCCAAAGAGGTGGAGAAGTTTGCCAAGGAGAAAGCTGACCTGGTGCTGATGCATTGGAGGGATAAAATGGGCATTGCCCAGAAGGAG CAGGACAGAAACAACTTG aatccAAACCAAAAGCCTGTCATCCTGAGGAAGAGAAGACAGAGAATTAAGATTGAATCAAACTGGGAACTGTTTTATTACAG ATTCCAGCTGGACCATGCGCGCTCCAACCTCATCTGGAACCTTAAAACGAGGGAGGAGCTGCGTGACGCTCTGGAGGGAGAGATGCGTGCTTTCAGTGTGGACCGTGAGCTCGGCAACGTCACCGTCATCTCCTGGAATCACCAGGAGTTTGAG GTGAAATACGAGTGCCTTTCTGATGAGATAAAAATAGGAGATTATTACCTGCGTCTGCTGCTGGAAGAAGATGAAAATGAAGAATCGAGTGCCATCAAGAGATC ataTGAGTTTTTTAATGAGCTCTACCATCGCTTTTTACTCACACCCAAAgtcatgatgaagtgcttgTGCCTACAGGCGCTTGCAATTGTGTACGGCAAGTGCTTTGAGGAGATTGGTCCTTTCACTGACACAAAATACATTGTTGGCATGCTGGACCGG TGTACAGACAAACTAGAGAGGGACAGGTTGATCCTCTTCCTCAACAAGCTCATTCTACATAAG aaaaatgtGAAGGATGTGATGGATTCAAACGGAGTTCGTATCATGGTGGACTTGCTTACTTTAGCCCACCTGCACACCAGTAGAGCTACCGTTCCACTTCAG AGCAACGTTCTGGAGGCATCACCAGACATGAAGAGGGAGGGTGAGAAAGAGTGGTACTTTGGGAATGCAGATAAAGAAAGAAGAGGACCTTTTAGTTTTGAGGAG ATGCAGGAGTTTTGGAACACGGGTGTCCTGACAGCAAAGACGCGCTGCTGGGCTCAAGGGATGGACGGTTGGCGCCCCCTACAGGCCATCCCTCAGCTGAAGTGGTGCCTCTTGGCCACAGGCCAGCCAGTGATGAACGAGTCCGACTTGGCTACAATGATCCTCAACATGCTCATCACCATGTGCTCGTATTACCCAAGCAG GGACCAGGATAACGCCATCATCCGACCTTTACCTAAAATCAAGAGGATGATTAGCGACAATGCCTGTCTCCCACATATTGTCCAG TTGCTGCTGACATTTGACCCCATTCTGGTGGAAAAAGTTGCCAACCTGTTGTACTTGGTGATGCAGGACAACCCAAATCTACAGCGCCTCTATTTAACAGGggttttcttcttcatcatgATGTACACTGGCTCCAACGTGCTTCCTGTTGCAAG gttCCTGAAGTACACTCATTTAAAACAAGCCTTCAAATCAGAGGAG TCCAAAGGTCAGGACATCGTACAGCGCAGCGTTCTGGGACCAGCTTTACCAGAAGCCATGGTGTGTTACCTGGAGAACTACGAAGCTGAGCGCTTCTCTGAGATATTCCTTGGCGAATTTGACACACCTGAGGCCATTTGGAGCAGTGAGATGAG GCGAATGATGATTGAGAAGATTGCTGCCCATATTGCTGATTTTAGCCCCAGGCTGCAGAGCAACACTCGAGCTCTCTACCAGTACTGCCCCATCCCTGTGATCAGCTTCCCTCAGCTAGACAACGAACTCTTCTGCAACATTTACTACCTCAGGCATCTGTGCGACACCATCCGCTTCCCCAACTGGCCTATAAGAGACGCT GTGAAGCTGCTGAAAGACACTCTTGAAGCCTGGAAGCGGGAGGTGGAGAAGAAGCCGCCCTCAATGTCTGTGGACGACGCGTACGATGTTCTCAACCTCCCCAAAGGACAGGGCCA GCATGAGGAGAGTAAAATCAGGAAGGCTTACTTCAGACTGGCGCAGAAGTATCATCCTGACAAAAACCCAGAAGGAAGG GACATGTTCGAGAAAGTTAACAAAGCGTACGAGTTCCTTTGCACAAAGTCTGCCCGGATCGTAGACGGTCCTGACCCAGAAAACATCATCCTGATCCTCAAAACTCAGAGCATCCTTTTCAATCGACATCAGAAAG AACTGGAGCCGTACAAGTACGCTGGTTATCCTATGCTCATCAAAACGATCAAAATGGAGACAGACGATGCGCAGCTTTTCTCCAAAACGTCGCCTCTGCTCCCGGCCGCCGCTGAGCTGGCCTTCCACACGGTGAACTGCTCGGCTCTTAACGCCGAGGAGCTGCGGCGGGAGAACGGGATTGAG ATTTTACTGGAAGCACTTTCTCGGTGTGTTGCTGTGCTGACTGCATCCAGTAAGCCTGATGACATGGCTGTTCAG GTGTGCGGGCACATCTGTAGGTGCTACAGTGTGGCAGCCCAGTTTGAGGAATGCAGGGAAAAGATAATCGAACTGCCAAACATCATCCGGGACCTctgtcacattttgttttacggAAAG GGTCTCCCAAAGACAGCGGCCCTGGCAGTGCAATGCATCAGCTCCTTCGCCATAGACTTCTTCCTGCAGACCCATCTGTACCACGCTGGCGTGCTTTGGCATCTTCTAATCTACCTGTTCAACTACGACTACACGCTGGAGGAGAGCGGCGTCCAGGCCAACCAGGACACCAATCAGCAGGAGGTGGCTAACAGCTTGGCCAAGCTCAGCCTAGTGGCCCTCAGCCGACTGGGGGGCTACATTCAGACACCCACCCCCCCAGACGCCAACAATCCTGTTACAGAGACCAACGGCGTAGATGGCACCCCACCGGAAAACCCCACCATCCGCAAGAGCTTAGCCGCAATGCTCACACCGTTCATCTCCAGGAAGCTGGGAACAGGGTCTCCAGCTGAG GTTCTGAAGCTGCTGAATAGTAACTCTGAGAATCCCTACCTGATCTGGAACAACGGGACCCGAGCCGAGCTGCTGGAGTTCCTGGAGGGTCAGCAGGAAGGAAACATCAAGAGA GGAGAAAACGATAAAAGCTTTGGTGCAGATTTCATGTTCAACGATCACAACAAAGAGCTCATAGTGGGGGAGATTTTCGTCCGGGTTTACAACGAGCAGCCTACTTTCCCCCTAGAG TACCCCAAAGCATTTGCTGCCTGTCTGCTGGACTACGTGGGCTCTCAGGCTCAGTATCTCCACACGTTGCTGGCCATGAGTCAGAGTAACAAAGTTGAGTCCCAGCAGCATGCTGAGAGGCTCTGCTTCGCTGAGATGGCCTTAGAGGCTCTCCGCAACGTCATTAAGAACAACCCAG GTTCTGAGTCGGAGTGTATCGGCCATTTCAAGCTGCTCTTCTCTTTGTTGCGGGTTCATGGAGCCGGTAGAGTGCAACAGCTCGTTTTGGAG GTTGTGAATACAGTGACATCAAACCAGGAATGCGTGAGCAACATTGCCGAGTCCCTGGTGTTGTCCaacctgttgctgctgctgcattcaCTTCCCTCCa GCAGACAGATGGTGCTGGAAACTCTCCATGCTCTaacttcaaacacaaagataGTCAAAGAGGCCATGGCCAAAG GTGCTCTGATTTATTTGCTGGACCTGTTCTGCAACTGCACACACCCACAGGTCCGCACCCAGACTGCAGAGCTTTTCTCCAAGATGACCTCAGACAAGCTAGTCGGACCAAAG GTGCGTCTGACGCTGATGCGTTTCCTTCCCGGTGTCTTTATGGACGCCATGCGAGACAACGCCGAGGCAGCGGTTCAGATATTCGAGGGAACGCATGAAAACCCTGAGCTCATCTGGAATGACACCTCGAGAGAGAAAGTGTCCACCACAGTGCGAGAGATGATGCTTGA GCACTTCAAACAGCAAAAGGATAATCCTGACGTGAACTGGAAA TTGCCAGATGACTTCACTGTGGCTTACGGAGCTGGACAGGGCGAGGTCGAAGTTGGCGGAGTCTTCTTGCGCATCTTCATCGCTCAGCCCGGATGGGTATTGCGGAAACCTCGAGACTTCCTTGTGTCGCTGCTGGAAACGCTGAGCGAGCTGTTAGAGAAGAACAACCCCAAT GGTGAGAGCCTGGAGACGGTTACCACAGCAGCCGTTTGCCTTTTCAGCACCCAGAGCCATCTGGCCGACCAGGTTCCCCCTCTGGGTCACCTGCCTCGCATCCTGGCAGCGCTCAACCACAAAAACAATGCTGTGCCGAAGAGCTCCATCCGCCTCATCCACGTCCTGTCAGACAATGAG CTGTGCGTTCGCTCCATGGCGTCTTTGGAGACGATTGGCCCTCTGATGGCTGGGATGAAATCTCGAGCAGACATGGCCGGGCTGGCGTGTGAAGCTCTCAACCGaatgtttcagaaagaacagacAGAACTGGTGGCTCAG GCTTTAAGGGTGGAGCTGGTTCCATACCTTCTAAAGTTACTGGAAGGCATTGGCCTGGAGACGCTAGAAAACCCTTCAGCTACTAAAGCACAGATAGTCAAGGCACTCAAGTCTATGACTCGCAGTCTGCAGTATGGAGAGCAG GTGAATGAAATTCTTGCGAAGTCTTCAGTGTGGAGTGCCTTCAAAGACCAGAAGCATGATCTTTTCATCTCAGAGTCTCAGACTGCAGGCTACCTGACGG GGGTTTCCACTCCTTCTCTCCTGGCCGCCAGCAGCCCTCTGCGGGGTGGGCTCTAG